The stretch of DNA AATCTTTTCTGATTTTGCAGTAGCATAGCTCCTAAAGGAACCTTTAACTGGTATTTGACCACTGACCCATCTCACTAAAATCAAAttccatgaaaaaaaaaaggtttcagTGCACCACACACAGCACAGTTTCATATTATGAACCATGTACACTTCTCAGGACATGTTTCCCACAACTTGCTTTAAAAACATGAACTTCAAAGTTCCAAATTGaagtaataataatcataataatgtTAATGTCAACAACaactaacataaaaaataaagtgttAATTTGCCACATAACattaatataacaaaatagaaaatattttgcTGCTAAATTGTGAAGAGAGAAAGAACCTGTTCCTGGGAGCTTAAGAGTTCgtaggaaagaaaagaaatttaAGGTTGTCTCGCTCTGCAAACCTCGTAACTGCTGATGTTTCACAAACTGTAACGCCATTTCTGTTTctcaacaacaaaacaaaattctgTTTTTTCAATGTTGATAGATAGGTTATTAGGGACAAGGTGAAATTTGGGCCTCTAATTTTTAACTAATTGGGCTTTGCTACTCCCATACTCTGATTTTGCTATTTCCACCTCTAAGGGTTTGTTTccatattttttggttttaattttctAATTTCGCTATTTCCACCTCTAAGGGATTGTTTCCACAAATGCAATATTATGTAaacaattttttgaattttatagTTTTGTTGTTAAAAAGTTTAGCGGTGAAACTCGAGCGCAAAGAAGACAGTGTTACGAATTTGAATATGTACTTCAAGATATGAAATGTCTCTATAGCCTTTTATCATCTTAGCTGAAATTAAAGGACAATAAGTtgaagtcactaggtttggttgATAAGGGGTTTGGATAGCATGCTTAAGTTCTGTATTCGATTCTCAGATGTCATGCTAACTAATGCATCtgagacactagttaaggaaattAAAAGAGgtaaaatttgtattgaaaaaaacattttctttattttaaaaatagaccACACAAGTTTCAAGATCACTTTACTATTTCAAGATCACGTTACTATATTAAGCTCCGGGCGCTAGTTagcatttttaaaaatagaagtatTTGTAAATTATTAAGGCTAGAACTTAGTTTAGAGACCAGAGAATCCCTATCCATTCCTATATGGACAAAACATGTTTCTTTTTCTAAGCTGCCATCAAAACTAGTACCAACACTCTTTCTGTTCTGTTAACTGTTAACAGTTATAAGCTACTTTTCCCTCTTCACAGTCCAACCAAAGAAAACCAACCACCACTTCATTCTTGCAATGACCATTCAAGCCTttcatgcttcttcttcttgttaCTTAAATTCCCACCTTCATTCTTGTTCCAAAAAGCATTTACCTTCAAGGAAGTATCTGAAGTTGAAGTGTAGTACTTCTTCAAATGGCAACAATGGAAAAAGAGACAAAGTTTGTGTCTTTGTGTTAATGGGTTGTTTTTAATCAGCTTTTTCCTCTTGAAACTTTGTTTCCAATGCTGCAGGATGATTATCTTCTGGATGCTCCTGTTTCTGTTGGTGATGGTTTCTCTTTCAGTGGAGGTAACTAGCAGCAGCTactcttttattattttctttttgtttaattCAAAATAAGATTGATGGATTATGTGTGTGTTGGACAACACAATTCGAATCCTAGTCGGAAATTCTTGATCAGACTTTATTTACCTCCCAACTGAACTTTGGATTACTAGGGGCCGTTTCCCCCTACAAATAAGAGGGTTAAGACAAAAAAGTTAAGATCAAAGATTAGGACTTTTCTGTAATTCTGATAAGTTTGTTGGAATCTTCTTACAGGAAAATATTCAGATGGACCAAATCCAAGTGATGAATGGTTTAAGCAAGGGAAAATGGTAATTATTCATGATCACTTTTCATCCATTTCTTAATTGTTgttaaaagttatatttttgtctCAATGCTATGGTTCCTATGGTAAAGGGCCTATTAATCTAGAGTTCGACTCGGAAGTAGgaaagtaaagtctgaccaatgATTGTTCTAGTCAGGACTTGAACACTCGGTGTTCTCTCAAACGATAGTTAAAAGGGGTTTGACTCATATTTAATAGCAATGTGATGCTTTTTTGTATTGAGAAAATTGGTTATCACCTTAGTTATCTAAACAATTTTGCTAGCAATTCAACCTTTCAAGACTTCAATATGTGAAGCTATTCATTTGAACTTCGTTTCATTGAGGTTAGAATGTTTCAATTTTGAACACTATTATATGATTTTTAtccaataattttttgatgTCATTAGGTTAAAGCCTATTCAACTCCTGGAACTGGTGAAAAGGCGAAAGATCCAATTTTCGGGCTAACAATGGGCACTAGTTCACAAGCTACCGAAGATCGTTTCAGGTCAACTAGATCTATCTTTATATGTCCAATGATTTTCTATTAGCACTTATTATAATGAGCTTTCTAATGAATAGCTTTTCACATAAGTTGAAATCAGCTACATCACTTCAATTTATTCACAAGTTACTAATTGAATCATATTTTCTGAATATGATTTTATACAATAGATGGTTTTGTGTCGAAAAAGGAAATGCTGAAAATCCTTCAGTCATATTAATCCATGGTTTCCCTTCACAGGTCCGTATCTTGATTTGCATTTTTGTTTTACAGAAACTTTGTTTTCGATGAAACCGATTTGATGACAGTATCTTGAGAAATAACAATTTTACTGTCACATTGATGCTACTGTCTAGGCATATTCTTATCGCAAAGTTCTTCCGGTACTCTCCAAGGACTATCATACCATAACATTTGATTGGCTAGGTAATAAGATTACAAAACGTTATAGCGTCGTTAAGTCCATGTAGCCAAATGGATTCATGATTGACATTTCACCAATTTGTTAACCACTTCAGTActccatttttctttttctatttcagGATTTGGATTTTCTGATAAGCCTCAACCCAAATATGGATTTGACTACACCCTTGACGGTAATTAATTTCTCATCTTTTGGTTCTGTGGCGACAacaattgattttgtaaaattgatcaGGCATGTGTTTGGAACTTTTGTAAACCATTTTTCGCGTCCTAAGGCATTTTTACCCTGAAAATACATAAGCTACAAAACTAAGCTTCTGCATTACCGTCGTTTTTCAAACGTGCTGCCAAACCAAACGTACTCACGGTACGCTAAGGCTTAAAGTGATTTGAATGTAAAGTAATTTATGCAGAATATGTGTCATCATTGGAGTCACTTATTGATGAACTTGCTGTTACTAAAGTCTCACTTGTTGTCCAGGTAACTTTGACGTAGTCGATAAGAATCATGGATCTACTTGTTAAAATCATCTCTAGATCTTCTTTGACATAGCATTAGTCTTGTTTTTTCACAGGGATATTTTTCACCAGTTGTAGTTAAGTATGCCAGCATTCACCCGGAGAAGATTAACAACTTAATACTCATTAATCCACCTGTACGTTTATTTTTGAGTTATGTTATTTTGACCGATAAATTTGACATCAAATTTTGACATCAGTTTAGATGGTTAGCACAATTTAAATACATGATTACTCAGTTGTTGAATGAATGATCGTTGATTGAACATTCCTGGATACTTCTTAACAATTAATATcttgaatttttgtttcttattaaATAAGTTAACAGCTCAACATGCCAAGCTTCCATCAACATTGTCCATATTCAGCAATTTTCTGCTAGGTGAAATATTTTCACAGGTATATAACAGTCATAAATATTATTCGCGTATATTACTTACCTTTACACATATATGCATAGTCGGACCTAGAAAAACTGAACTATGACTTATAGCATGAACTGAATCATTTCGGTTCAGTTCGTGAACACTTAGTTCTTTTTGGTGTAGTTCGGCACAGTTTTTGAACCGAACAACGAATAGTCCCACTTGGACCCTACAAAATGACTAGGTTCCATATAATGTGATTCTCTTGTGAGTGACTAGGATCCATTAAGGGCCAGTGATAAAGCCCTAACAAGCTGTGGACCCTACAAAATGAAAGAAGAAGATGCAATGGTTTATAGAAGACCTTATCTCACATCTGGCTCTTCAGGCTTTGCATTGAATGCAATTGCCAGGACCATGAAAAAAGACCTCAAGGTGAATATTTAATCTTTATATATCTCAAAATCTATTGAAATCACACCAAAAATTTTCCTAAGATTTTTTTGTGCCTTATGAACTCAAAAGTGACAATTAAGTAATAAACATATACGGGATGGGGtgttgtaagtggcagagtagCCTTGCTATCACGATCCACATATACTCAACACTTGTCTCTTCGATTCGTGCAAAGAAAAGTAAACTAACATtcaaaaaatgatatttatttttcagaGGTATGTGGAGGATATGCAGAGAATACTAAATGACAAAAGTTGGAACGTTGGAACCACGATATGTTGGGGCCAGAGAGATCGATGGTTGAGTTATGATGGAGTGGAAGATTTCTGCAAAGGTTCAAATCATAAACTTATTGAAGTTCCAAGGGTAATTACTTAAGATTCATATTCTCATTGTTCTCAATATTTTGTTAACTTTAAAATTGAGGTACTATGGTTGTAATCTTCTTCACAAAGAGGGATACAATAAACTTCTTGATCTTTGTAGGCTGGACATCATGCACAGGAAGATTGCGGCGAAGAGCTTGGACAACTTATTTATGGAATAATAAGGAAAAAGAACTAAACATGAAGACATCATATAAATTTGTATCGACAAATGTGTGATCGCGaaaatgcatatatatatttaaacaataattttggatttagAAGATAAAACATCATTTAAGTATATAGTTTTATTTCTCTCCACATAATAGAAGATAAAACATCATTTAAGGCAAGAAACACTTGGAATAGTATTTCTAGCTGATCCATGAGCATTTATACAAAAAGATGAAGTCTTCTTTCCTGGTTGAGCGGAGACAATGTTATTTTGATCAAATAGAAGGCCAAAACAACCAGCAGGACTACATTTTAAAGCAATAGCTACATCGCTAGCAGAAGTTCCGGTAAATCCTCGATATGTCACATCACTTACAGACACATCTGTTTcctaataatttcaaaaaaaaaaaaatgtatttaactATAATACATTAATTGTTGAAATGATATgataaaaatgaataataatgtAGAGTGGAATATGTACCTTGGGTACAATATGGTAATTTTGATCTATAATTATTGGGTTCAAAACATTAACAAGAATGATTTGTTCAAATGTAATTTGTTTTGCATAACCTGATCCACCCTGCAAAATTTTAGACAATGAAGATGTACGTTGTGATATTGTGCTTTTAGTTAATTCacaagtacaaaaaaaaaaaaaaaaaaaaaatcaattttgtaaaaAGTAAGGATTAAAATTGAATATGGATAAAATTTTAACCATACTCACTGAAAATGTCTTGATTCTTGCTCCATTTGTAGTCCCAATAAAAGTACAATTTCGTACATAAATATTAGAAACTTGATCATTAGCTCCATTTCGACCGAGGCTACCAACACTGATCAATTCATAAAGAACATATTTGTatgtgaaaaatataaatacatatgtacaaaaacatatataatatttaaaattttggcACCCAAAAGTTAGTTTGAAGTTTTCAAGAACTCAAACATTAACTACTATATAGCCACGGTTAAACAGTGGCAAATTCATATCTTTCCTCACAATCTAAATAACCGTGGCTAATAGACCGTGGTTAATTTTTTGTAGTGCTAATATATCATAGTACTATGATAAAACTACTACATTTTAACATTAAATATGTTAGTTGTCTAAACTTTATACAATGATTGCGATCTCTTGAGTACATATAGGGTttgtttggtgcgcaggatatgataatgacaaaatatgatataaaGTAGGATAagaatatgataagatataagcaggataacagttatcctagATTATCCtatcatatgtttggtgtacacaggataacaaacatgataactatcatatcatgtttttaatacatagtatctcataataatatgataaaatatataacatacttaaatgataaaattacccTTATACAAACACGTGTGCAAGCGCATACAAGCGCACAAACATatattgtaaaattctttgctCTCATATTTATTAAGCCATATTAGAAATagtataaatatgaaatttaactatatatataaatatttttaaacctTATCCCATGTCCTGGTCCACAAGTAACCCGAGTTGCATTGACAAAAAAGGAACCACCGTTGAGAGCAATACAATCATCACctgttcaaaagaaaaaaaacaaaattcaaattgaatttaatttgcACAAAAAAAGGTTTATTATTTGTAAGGATGATGATCATTgctctaataaaaataaaaataaaaataaatctttcaaTTGTTTTACATTTGCTTATACTAATATTTATagccataatttattttttaaaattttacacaaCAATTTATGTTTAACTCTTGTTTATAAGATGATGTAATCTTCGTTTTCTAAGACAtgctaaaaatttataatatcataataatataaattttaattaccaGATTTTATATAGGAATCTTCTATCAAGATATTGCTCGAATGAGCAATGTCAAATCCATCAGTGTTGGGGCTAGTAACAGGAGAATTAATGGctatataagaaaatgttgCATCCTGACACATAGTAATGGATATATGAGATCTTGGGCTATTCCTGATCCTTAATTTTCTAACATTGAGACTCTTGCAGGAATGAAAAAATAACATctgtaccataaaaaaaaaattgtcacaatgtattcatcttcatcttcttattATCAAATTAATTGTGACAGAGAAAAAAGTGAATAGTAATGATACCATAGGTCGATTACAAGTTGGGCATTGCCACCAAGTAGGACCTTGTCCATGGAGTATTCCTTGGTTATTACCATCAATTGTCAGTCCATTTACATATTCCACGCTAATCCAAATTAACCCACCTTTCCACGCTGCTTTGGGAGGTGCAATTATTTCCCCTTCAAGCtacatttataattaattaatatatactttttgtctatcaacacaaaataaattggTACTTTGTTTCTCGAGTAAACTGCTAAATACCTCTCGAAGTTTGGAAATAGTTAAATACCtctttgaaattataaaaattcaatcaaatTACACTCTGACGTGGACTCTGACTAGTAGTGTcaggggcaatttgattgactttatAATTTCAGGGAAAATTtgcctattttcaaatttcatggggtatttgacgaattttaaaatttcgagAAGTATTTGATAGTTTACTCTTGTTTCTCGGAAGCAAGTAATAGGTAGTGTGAAAAAATATATGGATGACTCGAATAAAAACACTTTGCTATTGTGAAAAACGAGAACAAATATTTGAGACCATTATAttcaaactaattaatataACTTATACTCTTGTTATTTTTCATCAAATGAATGCACACTAATATGCAATCATCTCTTCCATCTCACAAAGTATTCCTGCCATGGGAAAGACGGATTGGTATGCAATAGAAATCAAGAGCCTTTCGGTGACATTGAATCAGAAGAATTCTTACTTGAACACAAACTcgagaaaaaattatttaggcacacacaaatgagtaaaaaaatttaaaggaaaAAGACTAAATGATgtgataattttaatttttgtttaacttTTTTACATTTATGAGTGTGTATCTAAATGATATTTTCTTGGGTTTGTGTCCAAGTTAGAATTCCTCCATTGAATTATTGATATGTAGGTGATCATGTAGCTAGGTTGAAAGGAGGAAGAAAAGCGTTCGTAATGCATATTTTTTACCGATATTATAATTAAACCAGATTCTTAAATCTTAATTAGTTTGAATCTAACGGTTGCAAATGCTTCTTAAATCTCATCATTATCACAATAACAAAATGTTTTCATTGGAGTCTGCCTTtaactaagaaaaataaattatataccTGAATGAGAATTTTGGCAGTGCAAGGACCGTTAAAATTTAATTTCGTCACCATGAATGATTTTCCAGCTGGAATTACTAGTGTTGACATTCCAACTGCTTTACACGCACGACGCCATGCACTAAGAAACGCCTACAATAACGTATacgtaaaattaaaattatcataaaaagtcgatccccgcaactacgatcgggaggggacTGCAACTACTTGATACCAGAACTGACatccgaaccagattcaactggtggtggaaaacaaaaaaaaaaaaattatcgtaAAAAGTCGCTCAATTATTCATAATCTTTGAAAATCTTAAGCTTCTCATaaagatatataaattaaaaataaataatataagagaaaaagttatcatgaaaatatatattaattaaaattataaagaaaaatcaCATACTTGTGAATCATCAGATTTGGCATCGCCACGCGCACCATATTGGAGAAcattgaaaatattatttttggtttcaacATTCAACCCCGTACATAGACAAGGcgaaataaaaccaaaaatcaaaacaaaaataataaacccTTGCATgttgatagaaaaaaaaaaaaaaaggaagattAAGAACTATATATTATGATGTATTTGTGAAGACAGTAAAGTAGTGGTCGTTAAATAGAAAAATACAGGGATttgtatctaaaaaaaaaaaagaaattatagggACAATACTCTCTCCGTTGTTAGAAGAAGAAGAGTGTACTCCTATGTTAAGtttatttgaaaagaaaaagtaaatggTGGGTTAAATAAGGGTGgaattggaaaaaataattaactacCTTGATTAAAGAGTTTTATGCTAAAACGACACCTAAAAAGAAACagagaaattattttattagaaaattataAGGGgttagaaaagaaaattaacgGTCTTTTTTCTCCCTAACCACcttaattatgattttttttttgttaaataacctagtggctagaaaattcaccttaaaagtgaataagtggagtgttcgaAGCTAAAACCTCAATTCCTATATAGTGCAATATTTCCATCGACTGAACTAAGCTCACGAGGACTATCATCTTTAATTTCTAGTAAGTTTTCTAAAGTATCCCAATAATTTAGGTTATTTGAATCGGAAGCgtgatttaatttatatatatttaaaaaatttaagagagTTGGGCTATCTTAGAAATGAAcgactcaaaaaaaaaaaaaaaggagttaCGATGAGGTCAACATCCAATATCATTTGATATGGACAAAATACGTTGACCGTTGTCATCAATATCAACCGTTAGTGGTTCATGATGATTGATGGTGGACTTAGTAGGAacgaccacagttcgatcctcaTAACCGTGATTGGAAGGAGACCAGAACcatttgatgtcaaaactgacccCGAAACCAAATTAGGCGATCAGTACGCCAGATACTGacggtgaaaaaaaaaagttaactatCTCCTAATGgtacattaaatatttttaattattttttatatgaaatgtacattaaatatttgaaataaaacattaaatatttgaaatattaatattattatttaaaaataattacaatcAAAGTCAAACTTTCTAGGCATTTCAAacgaaaaataaatatgaaattcatGTAGGTCAAGGCTGGCAGAGTCAAACTTTTATCCTAAATGTGGTCAAACTTCCATAGTCATACTCATACCAACAATATATTTTTGGGTCTTGCTAAAGTTAAGAAACTTACAAAtgactctataaaaaaaaaaaaacttacaaagGAAGTTTtgtattgagaaaaataaaaatttgactttaaaaaaatttgacttAAAAATGAAATCTAAGCTATATTATAGGCAAGGTACATTACTTTttaaatgaatctaaaaagtctaattttacttatatataaaacGAAAGAGAGTACATTAAATACCTTAACATGCTAGCTTTCTCCTATGTTTAACAAGGACCTGGATTGGGTGCACTCAACATCCCTGACTGCATGCATTCAATTGAATCCAGACCATTTGATTAAGATCAAATAGCTTAGATTTAACATCcgaattttaattgttttaaaaaatcaacGCTGCATTTAAATCCGAGCCATCTGATTTTGATTAGACGGCTCTAATGCATTGACCGCACCCTAATTACATGATAACCGACTGTTTTGGATGTGGAGTGGCCGAGTCGGCAAATCATTTATTAATCTCCTGTAGTATTGTTGGACctctttgggatttagttcgTTCGTGGATTGACACTCCTTTGGTGGATTTCACTACTCTGCacgatcattttgttcagtttacagTTTCAGCAGATGGATCTCGAGCTCGTCGATCCTTTTTGCAGCTTATTTTGCTTACTTGTGTTTGATTGATATGGACGGAGGGAAATCATCGTTTGTTCAAAGGTTCAACAGGCACACCTCatcttttgttggacaagatcaaacttttctcatttaggtggttgaagacgacaaGTATTAAGTTAacttcaaactaccatagctggttgatgtatgcaatttttttttttagtatcaatgcaaattaaaattttaataggATAAGAAATGAACATTTATagttcaattttataaaattataatttagttgaTATTCTTtcatctttaataaaaaaaaaaggtggcTTTCATCTCTTTGGAACAATTACAAATTCAGAAAACTAATGTCCAATTTATTGCTAACACTTTGATATGTTATGGTACGgatctttcattttcattcctGCAAAGATCTCAAAGTGGTCATGTATCTGTTAACCAGTGTAATGGTGCAACATTCTCACATATATTTATTAACTCTCCTACTAATAGTACAAACACCGATGACTTTGACATTTCTTTTTCTAGTAATATCTTGgtagaaaattcaaacataaaatcTGGTAATTTAAACTTTATATTAGCttatgataattttaatttttagtttgtatttatcatgttattttataaaaaaaagagcTAAACataaattgttataaaaaacaggaaaaaataataaaataaaaaaaatcagtattaacaaaatattatataaataaatgtaaaaacaTTTATAGCATTTGTCGTTATATCCATAAAATGATTAACGTTTTTGTATCTTTAATTTGagttacacttttttttttctttctaattacGTGACGATTGTATTGCCATTAACGGCGACTCCTCTTTTATCAATGCTACTGGAGTTACTTGTGGACCAGGCCATGGAGTTACTTGAGTATAATTAATAaggttaaatattttaaaatttctaataaaaatatcattcatatgcatttaattttctatttaaatCCCCTCATACACCCATCACAAATCATCATTGTAGTGACTTTTAATTTtccacttatttaattttactttgTCAACATGCAAAGGTTCAACTTTTTTGTTATCATTCTTGGGTTTATTTCTCCTTGTCTATGTACGagattgaatgttggaacagaAAATGACAATTATAATGTGATGGATTATGGTGCAAATGGCGATGGAAAAACTGATGATTCACAAGTATATATGTTCCTATGTttttctttatataatttaaaatattttgatattccATGTGAATTTTTTCTCACTAATTGACTGATCTTTaacactatttttaattatatgtatTTATTGAATTGCAGGCCTTAGTAAATGCATGGAGTAGTGCATGTAAACATGG from Trifolium pratense cultivar HEN17-A07 linkage group LG5, ARS_RC_1.1, whole genome shotgun sequence encodes:
- the LOC123883894 gene encoding uncharacterized hydrolase YNR064C-like, translated to MTIQAFHASSSCYLNSHLHSCSKKHLPSRKYLKLKCSTSSNGNNGKRDKDDYLLDAPVSVGDGFSFSGGKYSDGPNPSDEWFKQGKMVKAYSTPGTGEKAKDPIFGLTMGTSSQATEDRFRWFCVEKGNAENPSVILIHGFPSQAYSYRKVLPVLSKDYHTITFDWLGFGFSDKPQPKYGFDYTLDEYVSSLESLIDELAVTKVSLVVQGYFSPVVVKYASIHPEKINNLILINPPLTAQHAKLPSTLSIFSNFLLGEIFSQDPLRASDKALTSCGPYKMKEEDAMVYRRPYLTSGSSGFALNAIARTMKKDLKRYVEDMQRILNDKSWNVGTTICWGQRDRWLSYDGVEDFCKGSNHKLIEVPRAGHHAQEDCGEELGQLIYGIIRKKN
- the LOC123883895 gene encoding probable polygalacturonase At3g15720 is translated as MQGFIIFVLIFGFISPCLCTGLNVETKNNIFNVLQYGARGDAKSDDSQAFLSAWRRACKAVGMSTLVIPAGKSFMVTKLNFNGPCTAKILIQLEGEIIAPPKAAWKGGLIWISVEYVNGLTIDGNNQGILHGQGPTWWQCPTCNRPMMLFFHSCKSLNVRKLRIRNSPRSHISITMCQDATFSYIAINSPVTSPNTDGFDIAHSSNILIEDSYIKSGDDCIALNGGSFFVNATRVTCGPGHGISVGSLGRNGANDQVSNIYVRNCTFIGTTNGARIKTFSGGSGYAKQITFEQIILVNVLNPIIIDQNYHIVPKETDVSVSDVTYRGFTGTSASDVAIALKCRKKTSSFCINAHGSARNTIPSVSCLK